TATTAATACAGTCTCCATACGTCATCTCCTGTCCTTAGTCACTATTCTACAGCATCCTATAAATTAAGTGTGGAGCGTGATTTAGTCGATGTTTGAGGCACTTCTTGCCTATCCCCGTCACTCTTATCCTTATCTTCAGATGCGTCACCAGTCCCTTCAGATTTTGAACGGTCAAAAATGACGAGAAACGTTTTTAATAAAATAATTATATCAAGCCAAAGGCTGTAATTTCTAATATAATAAAGGTCGAATCGTAGCTTATCCTCTACCCCTGTGCTGTACTTTCCCATAACTTGTGCGTAACCCGTTATACCAGGTTGAACTCTGTTACGATACCCATAATGATAATACTCCTCCGACAATTGCTTAATAAAGAATTCTCTCTCAGGTCGTGGACCTACTAAGGACATATCTCCTTTTAGCACATTAAACAATTGAGGAAGCTCATCAAGACGTGTCGAGCGAATGAATTTGCCAACCTTCGTAATCCTATCATCATCAGATGTTGCTAAAACAGGGCCTGTCTTATTTTCAGCTCCCGTAATCATTGAACGAAATTTATAAATCGTAAATGGTTTATCATGTTTTCCCAGTCGTTCTTGTGAATAGATAACCTTCCCCTTCGGATCATCTAATTTAACAATTATAGCTACAAATAACATGAGTGGGGAGATAAGTACTAATAATAATAACGATGCTACAAAATCAAATACTCGCTTTACAAAGACTTTATCCCACGTAAGTCCGAATGGCTGTACACCCATAACAAGTGTATCTTCTAATGGCGTAATAGATGCACGTTGTAACAGCAACTCATAAAGTGTTGGAATCACATAGACGACTTTATTACGCTCCATCGCATGATAAATCACTTGAGATTTTGATTCTTTAGATATATCGGTACACAAAACAACATAATCACAATCTTCCAAACAATAGCCTATATGCTCTATAGAACTGTCACCAGAAATATGCTGAACCTTCGTTCCTTTCAACATAGGATGCTTAATTTTATTAATAAGTTTATCGGTATTCGATTCATTCCCAATAAGCAAGACTTTTCCAATGACGGATCCTCTCGTAAGCTTTAAATAAATGACCTTAAAAATCACCATTAAAATAACCATAAATACCGCTGCAATTAACACAACTGACCGCGGCATTGCAAACTCTCTGAATAAATAAGAAGCTGCCATCGTTAAAAAAGTCATTAAAGAAGATGCCACGAGAATTTTTCTCACAATATCACTGATCGTATTCTTCCTATCTAATGCATATAATTCGTACACTGAGATAAAAAATAATCCGATAAGCAAAATCCATGGAAGTAAAGAGATAAATGCTTCCCAGTTGCGATCTGGGAAATCTAAATAACGTATATAAAACGCACTAATATAGGCCGCAAGAATACAAAACAAATCTCCAGCTATTAGAAAAAACCTATGGCTTCTTGATTCGCCAATATTCGTCATATTTAAAACCTCTTTCCTTTAACTAAACCTTAAATCCACACTATAACCTGCTTATGAGGAGAATCAGACTACCTGATTATATTTGTATGACTTTTTATACGCAGAAGGAAGACTTCATAACCTCATTCTTTTGCTTTTCTTCTTGTTACATATCATTTAACTAAAACGCCCATTAAGTATAAATTAATTTAATTCATCTATCATGAATTCATCTCATACTTCAACAGCACTAAACCGTAAAATAAAATACCTTTACCGTACTTTGAATCCAGCTTAACACTAAACTGACACTTTAAAACCCCTTTAAACAGTAAAACATAAACTGTAGTTCTTTATAGATAAAAAATAATATGCAAAATCCTTATGTCGCTCCGAAGTTTCAATCAGGGGGAGTATTATTCTTATCCCACTAATTCGAGTATGAATAGAGACTTAGCATCCTTATCGCACGCCTAAATAGAGTTAGCTTTCCTCTCTATTTTGACCCAAAAGTTTTACGGACGGCTATCTGTGATAAAATAAAACAATTCTCGACTTTCATTATAATATTATTAACGGCGTTTAGCCAACCTTAATTATGGGAATAATAAAAGCGAACAAAAGAAATAAAAAACCGAATGACTGCACTTATTGTGTCCATCACTCGGTTAATTATATAAGTTGTATTTAGAATTATTTATACCTTGGAATATCAAAAATCATAATTGGATTATCAAGTTGGTTATACATTGATTTTATTGTCGATACTTGTTTCGCAGCCCATCCCATGTCAGTTGCATATTGTGGGAAACCAGGGTTTGCAGGGTTCCACCTCATTTTATATAGGGTGTCTTGATTATAGCTATTATGAATATAGCGTTCACCAATAAATTGTGCTCCCCCACGAATAGCTGATTCTGGAGTAAACCAACCTTCTTGATAAGCTCTAATTGCACCAGCAGTACGGGCATTTCCGTCAATAGCTCCTATTCCAAACATGTTATACGTTGTTTTAATGTCTGTGAGACTACTTCGATTACTGCTTGTTACTAATGTTAACGTCCCATTGGAGGATTTACCTACTTCTATACCATTTGCAAGGTCTGACCTTCCATGTCCGGTTTCTAACAATGCATGGGCAATTAAATATACTTCATTAACTTGATTTGTTCTTCCACCATCAATAAAGGCTTGTCCTTTACCATCTAAAATACCTTTACCATCTAATAAACGGTTAATTTGATTACTCGAAACTTGAGGACTAGAGGAAAGAACTAAATGTTGAAAATTATCTTGAGTCTCTGGGGTAATATAATTTATAACATCGGACCTTTTAGCATTTCGCCACGTATCAGTGACTGCTAATTGCGTCCATGT
The genomic region above belongs to Bacillus sp. A301a_S52 and contains:
- a CDS encoding sugar transferase, whose product is MTNIGESRSHRFFLIAGDLFCILAAYISAFYIRYLDFPDRNWEAFISLLPWILLIGLFFISVYELYALDRKNTISDIVRKILVASSLMTFLTMAASYLFREFAMPRSVVLIAAVFMVILMVIFKVIYLKLTRGSVIGKVLLIGNESNTDKLINKIKHPMLKGTKVQHISGDSSIEHIGYCLEDCDYVVLCTDISKESKSQVIYHAMERNKVVYVIPTLYELLLQRASITPLEDTLVMGVQPFGLTWDKVFVKRVFDFVASLLLLVLISPLMLFVAIIVKLDDPKGKVIYSQERLGKHDKPFTIYKFRSMITGAENKTGPVLATSDDDRITKVGKFIRSTRLDELPQLFNVLKGDMSLVGPRPEREFFIKQLSEEYYHYGYRNRVQPGITGYAQVMGKYSTGVEDKLRFDLYYIRNYSLWLDIIILLKTFLVIFDRSKSEGTGDASEDKDKSDGDRQEVPQTSTKSRSTLNL